From the Chthoniobacterales bacterium genome, one window contains:
- the serA gene encoding phosphoglycerate dehydrogenase, which translates to MTAPKVLIADSISQRGIEEMRRDGALDVSVQTGLSEAALIEIIPEFSGVVVRSQTKITARIVNAGTRLRVVGRAGVGIDNVDVEAATRRGVIVMNAPGGNTISTAEHAFSLLLCAARKIPQADSQLRGGKWDRKNLEGVELFNKVLGIVGMGRIGSELSRRAIAFGMRVAAYDPYLSATRARTLQVELVEELDDLLAIADFITLHTPLTPETHHLLDHARLAKTKRGVRIINCARGGLVDETALGEALRSGQVAAAALDVFETEPLPLDSPLRELPTLILTPHLGASTAEAQESVGIEIAQSIRAALLEGTIRNAVNMPNLDAKTLAVVGPHLRFGEKLARFLSQLAPKRVESLNINYSGKVNEVDTTAITRSVLKGFLQGAGGSEINEVNAPAFAESLGLKITETRLSAAGDYTDLLELSAVAEGKTVSVAGAFFGATPRIVNVNSRHVEARPHGVVLVLENTDRPGIVGRIGTMLGDHGVNIATMSLSRNQAGGTALTVLNLDTAPDDVLLEKIRASEDIRSAQVIEL; encoded by the coding sequence ATGACGGCGCCGAAAGTTCTGATTGCGGATTCGATTTCCCAACGCGGGATCGAAGAGATGAGGCGCGATGGCGCGCTCGACGTCTCCGTCCAGACCGGATTGAGCGAAGCGGCCCTGATCGAAATAATTCCGGAATTCAGCGGAGTCGTCGTCCGCAGCCAGACGAAAATCACCGCCCGGATCGTGAACGCGGGGACGCGGCTGCGGGTGGTCGGGCGCGCCGGGGTCGGCATTGACAATGTGGACGTCGAGGCCGCTACCCGGCGCGGCGTTATCGTGATGAATGCGCCCGGCGGGAACACCATCTCGACCGCCGAACATGCGTTCTCGCTCCTGCTTTGCGCCGCTCGAAAAATTCCGCAGGCTGATTCGCAGCTGCGCGGCGGAAAATGGGACCGAAAAAACCTCGAGGGCGTGGAGCTTTTCAACAAGGTCCTCGGGATCGTCGGGATGGGGCGGATCGGCAGCGAGCTGAGCCGGCGCGCCATTGCCTTTGGCATGCGCGTTGCCGCCTACGACCCGTATCTCTCCGCCACGCGCGCCCGGACCCTGCAGGTAGAACTGGTCGAGGAACTCGATGATTTGCTCGCGATCGCCGACTTCATCACCCTCCACACTCCGTTGACGCCGGAGACGCACCATCTCCTCGACCACGCCCGGCTGGCCAAAACGAAGCGCGGCGTCCGCATAATCAACTGTGCCCGGGGCGGCCTCGTCGATGAAACCGCGCTCGGGGAAGCCTTGCGGTCAGGGCAGGTGGCGGCCGCCGCGCTCGACGTTTTTGAAACGGAGCCGTTGCCGCTGGATTCGCCGCTGCGTGAGTTGCCGACCCTCATTCTGACTCCGCACCTGGGCGCTTCCACGGCCGAGGCGCAGGAAAGCGTCGGTATCGAAATCGCACAATCCATCCGCGCCGCCCTGCTCGAAGGAACGATCCGCAACGCGGTGAACATGCCGAACCTGGATGCCAAGACGCTGGCGGTCGTCGGCCCACACCTGCGCTTCGGGGAAAAGCTGGCGCGCTTCCTTTCCCAGCTGGCGCCGAAACGAGTCGAAAGCCTGAACATCAACTACAGCGGAAAAGTAAACGAAGTCGATACCACCGCGATCACGCGCTCCGTCCTGAAGGGGTTTTTGCAAGGCGCCGGCGGCAGCGAGATCAACGAAGTCAACGCGCCGGCGTTTGCCGAGAGTCTCGGCCTGAAAATCACTGAAACGCGTTTGAGCGCGGCCGGCGATTACACCGATCTGCTCGAGCTTTCCGCTGTGGCCGAAGGAAAAACCGTTTCCGTGGCCGGGGCCTTTTTCGGAGCGACGCCGAGGATTGTGAATGTAAACAGCCGCCACGTCGAGGCGCGTCCTCACGGCGTGGTCCTGGTCCTGGAAAACACGGATCGCCCCGGAATCGTGGGCCGAATTGGGACAATGCTCGGAGACCATGGAGTCAACATCGCGACCATGTCGCTGAGCCGGAACCAGGCGGGCGGCACGGCGTTGACCGTGCTCAATCTCGACACCGCGCCCGATGACGTTTTGCTCGAAAAGATCCGCGCCAGCGAAGACATCCGATCCGCGCAGGTAATTGAGTTGTAG
- a CDS encoding GlsB/YeaQ/YmgE family stress response membrane protein — translation MDFGSHSIIWMLFAGLVIGFIAKLLMPGKDPGGCIITMLLGVAGAFVGTWIGRMVSGNENYMAHWIMSIVGAMLLLLLYRLIAGRRS, via the coding sequence ATGGACTTCGGCTCTCACTCGATTATTTGGATGTTGTTTGCAGGGCTCGTCATCGGCTTCATCGCGAAGTTACTGATGCCGGGGAAGGATCCGGGCGGTTGCATCATTACCATGCTCCTCGGCGTCGCCGGCGCTTTTGTCGGCACCTGGATTGGGCGAATGGTTTCCGGCAACGAGAACTACATGGCGCATTGGATCATGTCGATCGTCGGCGCGATGCTGCTCCTGTTGCTCTATCGGTTGATCGCCGGGCGACGCAGCTGA
- a CDS encoding EamA family transporter codes for MAVPPKKSAIILAFAALYLIWGSTYLGILLAIRSIPPLLMAGTRFLFAGLILFLAARLGGATRSKPSEWRTALIVGACLLLCGNGGVTLAEQYVPSGLAALLVATVPLYIALLSWLFGISEKPGLVKVLGLAGGFVGVGILVGPALRFSSSGESPHAWIGMTILLCSSLIWSAGSLYSRAAPQPGSPFLAAGQQMLCGGGLLIVAGLATGELRHFNPRQITAVSLGAFVYLVLIGGIIGYVSYAWLLRHCDPAKVATYAYVNPIVAILLGTLFANETLSLRTLVGAGLIIGSVAVVIMAQQMKAKASPVPAIIEPANCAR; via the coding sequence GTGGCCGTTCCGCCAAAAAAATCCGCGATCATCCTGGCGTTCGCCGCCCTTTACCTCATCTGGGGCTCGACTTATCTCGGAATCCTCCTGGCCATTCGTTCCATCCCGCCGCTTCTCATGGCCGGAACGCGGTTTCTTTTCGCCGGGCTCATTCTTTTTCTGGCCGCGCGGCTGGGCGGCGCGACCCGGTCCAAACCGAGCGAATGGCGAACCGCGCTGATCGTAGGCGCGTGTCTGCTTCTTTGCGGGAATGGCGGGGTCACGCTCGCCGAGCAATACGTTCCCTCGGGTCTGGCCGCGTTGCTGGTCGCGACCGTTCCGCTTTACATCGCGCTCCTCAGCTGGCTTTTCGGGATCTCGGAAAAGCCGGGACTCGTCAAAGTGCTGGGTCTCGCCGGCGGCTTTGTGGGCGTGGGCATCCTCGTCGGTCCGGCGTTGCGTTTTTCGTCCAGCGGCGAATCGCCTCATGCCTGGATCGGGATGACGATCCTGCTTTGCTCTTCGCTCATCTGGTCGGCCGGCTCCCTGTATTCCCGGGCCGCCCCGCAGCCGGGCTCCCCCTTTCTTGCTGCCGGGCAACAAATGCTTTGCGGCGGCGGCTTGCTCATCGTGGCCGGTCTCGCGACCGGAGAGTTGCGGCATTTCAATCCGCGCCAGATAACCGCGGTCTCGTTAGGCGCGTTTGTCTATCTCGTCCTGATCGGGGGAATCATCGGCTACGTTTCCTACGCGTGGCTGCTCCGGCATTGCGATCCGGCAAAGGTCGCGACCTACGCCTACGTGAATCCGATCGTGGCCATCCTGCTCGGCACTTTGTTCGCCAATGAAACTCTCTCGTTGCGGACGCTCGTCGGGGCGGGATTGATTATCGGCTCGGTCGCGGTTGTAATCATGGCGCAACAGATGAAAGCAAAAGCTTCGCCGGTCCCCGCGATCATCGAACCGGCTAATTGTGCGCGATGA
- a CDS encoding VIT1/CCC1 transporter family protein, translated as MKTSEPGENPKAETIEVIKRNWRAEVETAEVYRDLASRETDEKRKGILLRMAEAEERHAQRWEQKLKDLGLEAPVLQDTIGRRFNRWWNKIAGTDIAIRRMEAAEEKHEAAFRDQRDRALAGEQDVQEFLRESALEEKAHARALNAMAPPPGPRTLLDSILKRERWHGRGGSWVADAIYGVNDGLGAVFGIVSGVAGATNNQQHYVLISGLAGMLASSLSMGAGAYLAAKSEAEVYEAEIAREKREVEENPEEEIEEMSLFYQLQGFTPEESQRMAERLAEQPDQMVQAMAQHELGLSEHHFPNHWKSAASAAISTAIGAFIPIIPFFFMSGIEAVIASFVVSIVAHFAVGAVKSLITIRSWWASGLEMTVVGVIEAVVTYGLGLAFGAMA; from the coding sequence ATGAAAACGAGCGAGCCAGGAGAAAATCCGAAGGCCGAGACGATCGAGGTCATCAAGCGAAACTGGCGCGCGGAAGTGGAGACCGCGGAAGTTTACCGCGACCTCGCTTCTCGTGAGACAGACGAAAAACGGAAAGGGATTTTGCTGCGGATGGCCGAGGCGGAAGAACGTCACGCCCAGCGTTGGGAACAAAAGTTGAAAGACCTCGGTTTGGAAGCGCCGGTTTTGCAGGACACGATCGGCCGGCGTTTCAATCGCTGGTGGAATAAGATCGCCGGCACCGATATCGCCATCCGCCGGATGGAAGCCGCGGAAGAAAAACATGAAGCGGCGTTTCGCGACCAGCGGGATCGCGCCCTGGCCGGCGAACAGGACGTCCAGGAATTTCTGCGCGAGAGCGCGCTGGAGGAAAAGGCCCACGCCCGCGCGCTGAATGCGATGGCGCCACCGCCGGGGCCGCGCACTCTCCTCGATTCCATCCTGAAACGCGAACGCTGGCACGGGCGCGGCGGCAGCTGGGTGGCCGACGCGATCTATGGCGTGAACGACGGACTCGGGGCGGTCTTCGGCATTGTCTCCGGCGTGGCCGGCGCGACCAACAACCAGCAGCATTACGTTCTCATTTCCGGCCTGGCCGGCATGCTCGCTTCATCGCTTTCCATGGGCGCCGGCGCTTATCTCGCCGCGAAAAGCGAGGCGGAAGTTTACGAAGCGGAAATTGCCCGCGAGAAACGCGAGGTCGAAGAAAACCCGGAAGAAGAGATCGAGGAGATGTCGCTCTTCTATCAGCTTCAGGGATTCACTCCGGAAGAATCACAGCGCATGGCCGAGCGACTCGCGGAGCAGCCCGACCAGATGGTCCAGGCCATGGCGCAGCATGAGTTGGGACTTTCCGAACATCACTTTCCGAATCATTGGAAGTCCGCTGCCTCTGCCGCGATCTCGACCGCCATCGGCGCCTTCATCCCGATTATTCCCTTCTTTTTCATGAGCGGAATCGAAGCCGTGATCGCCTCATTCGTGGTCAGCATTGTGGCGCACTTTGCCGTTGGCGCGGTGAAGTCTCTGATCACGATCCGCTCATGGTGGGCTTCCGGTCTGGAGATGACGGTCGTTGGCGTTATCGAAGCCGTTGTCACCTACGGTCTCGGTCTTGCCTTCGGCGCGATGGCCTAG
- a CDS encoding GIY-YIG nuclease family protein yields MGRFTYVYVLQSETEPSRFYTGCTDDLRSRLVRHNRGEVPHTSKWKPWRIKTYIALSDEDRARNLERYLKSSSGRAFQKKRL; encoded by the coding sequence ATGGGACGCTTTACCTACGTGTACGTGTTGCAAAGCGAGACCGAACCAAGCCGATTCTATACCGGATGCACCGACGACCTCCGTTCGAGATTGGTTCGGCACAATCGCGGCGAAGTGCCGCATACCTCAAAATGGAAGCCGTGGCGGATCAAGACGTACATCGCACTTTCCGATGAGGATAGAGCCAGGAATCTCGAACGGTATTTGAAATCGTCGTCCGGGCGCGCTTTTCAAAAAAAGCGGCTGTAA
- a CDS encoding GIY-YIG nuclease family protein: MGRFTYVYVLQSETEPNRFYTGCTDDLRSRLVRHNRGEVPHTSKWKPWRIKTYIALSDEDRARNFERYLKSSSGRAFQKKRL, from the coding sequence ATGGGACGCTTTACCTACGTGTACGTGTTGCAAAGCGAGACCGAACCAAACCGATTCTACACCGGCTGCACCGACGACCTCCGTTCGAGATTGGTTCGGCACAATCGCGGCGAAGTGCCGCATACCTCAAAATGGAAGCCGTGGCGGATCAAGACGTACATCGCACTTTCCGATGAGGATAGAGCCAGGAACTTCGAACGGTATTTGAAATCGTCGTCCGGGCGCGCTTTTCAAAAAAAGCGGCTGTAA
- a CDS encoding DUF4410 domain-containing protein: MSRPLPNVIFCILALAVCQPAMGARPSTAPGTYHDWHDVDEVTIIQPFVAASYSQIAVESFDTAGVKLPPTNDNTYKAVQLALQRMKPAFIQGVGEKAKRKTSGNAPGKTLVIRARLTKVDPGSQAARYFVGFGAGAVKIAIAGEIVDRASGKVLMRFAQERRSGFGAFGGGYSTLFERTARQLGGDVGELINAF, from the coding sequence ATGAGTCGACCGCTTCCAAACGTTATCTTTTGTATCCTGGCACTCGCTGTTTGCCAACCGGCCATGGGCGCTCGCCCATCGACGGCCCCGGGCACCTATCACGATTGGCACGACGTGGATGAAGTCACGATCATTCAGCCTTTCGTCGCGGCAAGCTACAGCCAGATCGCGGTGGAATCGTTCGATACCGCCGGGGTGAAATTGCCGCCGACCAATGACAACACTTACAAAGCTGTGCAGTTGGCGCTCCAGCGAATGAAGCCCGCATTCATTCAAGGTGTCGGCGAGAAGGCAAAGAGAAAGACGTCCGGCAACGCGCCGGGAAAGACGCTGGTCATTCGCGCCCGTCTGACAAAAGTTGATCCGGGTTCGCAAGCCGCGCGCTATTTCGTCGGGTTCGGCGCCGGGGCCGTGAAAATAGCCATTGCCGGCGAAATCGTTGACCGCGCTTCGGGCAAAGTCCTTATGCGTTTCGCGCAGGAACGCCGGTCCGGTTTCGGCGCGTTCGGCGGCGGTTACAGCACGTTGTTCGAACGGACCGCGCGCCAACTGGGCGGCGACGTGGGGGAATTAATCAACGCATTCTGA
- a CDS encoding thioredoxin domain-containing protein yields the protein MKRALPFIIVGAVLFILCGSLVMLYRAKRLPTPTAATGEENLAGLHVRGEARAPVTLEEFGDFQCPPCGRVAKDLKEIEKDYGSRLRVIFHQFPLDMHAHAREAAFASEAADRQHRFWEMHDMLYQEQETWSKAADVPALFREYAGKIGLDLERFEKDIKDPEVAAKVDADQKVGLARGVASTPTLFINKTLVPATSLNSTAVRQAIDEALKEKPKP from the coding sequence ATGAAACGCGCTCTGCCTTTCATCATTGTCGGGGCGGTGCTGTTTATTTTGTGCGGGTCGCTGGTCATGCTCTACCGGGCAAAACGGCTGCCGACTCCCACGGCAGCAACAGGCGAAGAAAACCTGGCCGGATTGCATGTGCGCGGCGAAGCCAGGGCGCCGGTCACGTTGGAGGAGTTCGGCGACTTCCAATGCCCGCCCTGCGGCAGGGTAGCCAAGGATTTGAAAGAAATTGAAAAAGACTACGGCTCTCGTCTGCGCGTGATCTTTCACCAGTTTCCTCTCGACATGCACGCCCATGCCCGCGAGGCGGCTTTCGCCTCGGAAGCGGCGGACCGGCAGCACCGCTTCTGGGAAATGCACGACATGCTCTACCAGGAGCAGGAGACTTGGAGCAAAGCGGCGGATGTCCCCGCTCTCTTCAGGGAGTACGCCGGGAAGATTGGGCTCGATCTGGAGCGATTTGAGAAAGACATAAAGGACCCGGAGGTGGCGGCGAAAGTCGATGCCGATCAAAAGGTCGGGCTGGCTCGCGGAGTGGCGAGCACGCCGACCCTGTTCATAAACAAGACCCTCGTGCCAGCCACTTCGCTGAATTCCACCGCTGTCCGTCAAGCCATCGACGAAGCGCTCAAAGAGAAACCCAAACCCTGA
- a CDS encoding vitamin K epoxide reductase family protein: MKQKRQNPKAEPGSRVRTILYSIAAFCCLAGLADAAYLTVLALTGETAACGGQTGCFEVLGSAYARVGGIPVAAVGVLGYFTAFTFATFAAFNYVRARTFFALTVCLMFAATLWLLYVQAFLLHAFCRYCLFSAALSFLLMGLVVASPLPGSRAAE, from the coding sequence GTGAAACAAAAGCGACAAAACCCAAAGGCAGAGCCTGGCTCACGGGTCCGAACCATTCTCTACAGCATCGCCGCGTTCTGCTGTCTGGCGGGGCTGGCGGATGCGGCTTATTTGACGGTGCTGGCGTTGACCGGGGAAACCGCCGCTTGCGGAGGACAGACAGGCTGCTTCGAAGTCCTGGGGAGCGCCTACGCCCGGGTGGGTGGGATCCCCGTCGCCGCGGTTGGCGTCCTGGGTTATTTCACCGCTTTTACCTTCGCGACGTTTGCTGCGTTTAATTATGTCCGCGCCCGGACGTTCTTCGCCCTGACTGTTTGTTTGATGTTCGCGGCGACGTTGTGGCTGCTCTACGTGCAGGCCTTCCTTTTGCACGCCTTCTGCCGCTACTGCCTGTTTTCCGCCGCTCTCAGCTTCCTGCTCATGGGCCTTGTCGTCGCGAGTCCTTTGCCAGGCAGCCGGGCCGCAGAATAA
- a CDS encoding farnesyl diphosphate synthase, with product MELTSYLSARQKEVDRALDRFLPKASVAPATIHKAMRYSLFAGGKRLRPVLCLAATDACGGPTSAALPLACALECIHTYSLIHDDLPSMDNDDLRRGRATCHKVFGDGIAILAGDALLTIAFEIAAKAKETKRYDLRQIFQEIATAAGSQKLIAGQVADLEGEGRRINRAQLRYIHENKTAALLTCSVRLGAMAANARASELAAITAFGRALGLAFQVIDDILDVTQTSEKLGKSAGKDVAAKKATYPAVIGLEKSRAEARRLTAKAHGALESLGKKAGVLRALADYLLAREY from the coding sequence ATGGAATTAACGAGCTACCTGAGCGCTCGCCAGAAAGAGGTGGACCGCGCGCTGGATCGTTTTCTGCCAAAGGCATCGGTTGCTCCCGCCACGATCCACAAGGCGATGCGTTACAGCTTGTTCGCCGGCGGAAAACGCCTGCGACCGGTTCTCTGCCTGGCCGCGACCGATGCTTGCGGCGGCCCGACCAGCGCTGCCCTTCCCCTGGCCTGCGCTCTGGAATGCATCCACACCTATTCGCTGATCCATGACGATCTTCCCAGCATGGACAATGACGACCTGCGCCGGGGCCGCGCGACCTGCCACAAAGTTTTCGGCGATGGGATTGCCATTCTGGCGGGAGACGCCCTGCTCACGATCGCGTTCGAGATCGCGGCGAAGGCCAAGGAAACGAAGCGTTACGATCTCCGCCAGATCTTCCAGGAAATTGCGACCGCGGCCGGCAGCCAGAAACTGATCGCCGGCCAGGTAGCCGATCTCGAAGGCGAAGGCCGCCGGATCAACCGCGCCCAGTTGCGTTACATCCACGAAAACAAGACGGCGGCGCTGTTGACCTGTTCGGTGCGCCTGGGAGCGATGGCCGCGAACGCCCGCGCCAGCGAGCTGGCGGCGATCACTGCTTTCGGCCGAGCCCTCGGACTGGCTTTCCAGGTCATAGACGACATCCTCGATGTGACCCAAACCTCCGAAAAGCTCGGCAAGAGCGCCGGAAAGGATGTCGCGGCAAAAAAGGCGACCTATCCGGCTGTGATTGGTTTGGAAAAATCGCGAGCCGAAGCGCGTCGTTTGACGGCGAAAGCGCACGGCGCGCTCGAATCACTTGGAAAAAAGGCCGGCGTGCTGCGCGCCCTCGCGGATTACCTGCTCGCGCGCGAGTATTGA
- the tsaD gene encoding tRNA (adenosine(37)-N6)-threonylcarbamoyltransferase complex transferase subunit TsaD, with protein sequence MHNSPVTSHDSPSARTILAIETSCDETAVAILRGTELLASEVSSQTEHETYGGVVPEVASRNHLLHAPRLLAKALEFAQVAPEEVDCFAATSGPGLASSLMIGASVAKGLALGAGRPYLAINHLEGHLLSPFFTSDFEVQPNVSLVVSGGHTLLVEVLGVGQYRLLGRTVDDAAGEAFDKVAKLLGLGYPGGPEIERRAISGNPARFDFPRSMLDSADHNFSFSGLKTAVRYRLADFESDSRDAGLVADFCASFQQAAIDVLVKKTLRAAGICGANLVTMSGGVSCNQALRTAMTEACNEAGLRLLTAAPLLCTDNAAMIGFAASLRFRVGLSSPVTQEIDPNLALV encoded by the coding sequence GTGCACAATTCACCAGTCACCAGTCACGATTCACCATCCGCCAGGACCATCCTCGCCATCGAGACATCCTGCGACGAAACGGCCGTCGCCATCCTGCGCGGGACTGAGCTGCTGGCGAGCGAGGTCTCGTCGCAGACCGAGCACGAAACTTATGGCGGCGTGGTGCCGGAAGTGGCGTCGCGCAATCATCTTCTCCACGCCCCGCGTTTGTTGGCCAAAGCATTGGAGTTCGCCCAGGTTGCGCCGGAAGAAGTGGATTGCTTCGCGGCCACCTCCGGACCGGGCCTTGCCAGCTCGTTGATGATCGGTGCGTCGGTTGCCAAGGGGCTCGCGCTCGGCGCCGGGCGGCCCTACCTCGCAATCAATCATCTCGAAGGTCATTTGCTGTCGCCTTTTTTTACGAGCGACTTCGAGGTTCAGCCAAATGTCTCCCTCGTCGTCAGTGGCGGGCATACGTTGCTGGTGGAGGTCCTGGGCGTTGGCCAGTACCGGCTTCTCGGCCGGACCGTTGATGACGCCGCAGGCGAGGCTTTTGACAAGGTGGCGAAGCTTCTTGGACTCGGATACCCGGGCGGTCCGGAGATCGAGCGCCGCGCCATTTCCGGGAATCCCGCGCGTTTTGATTTTCCCCGGAGCATGCTGGACTCGGCCGATCACAACTTCAGCTTTAGCGGTTTGAAAACCGCCGTGCGCTATCGGCTCGCGGATTTTGAATCAGACAGCCGGGATGCCGGACTGGTGGCGGATTTTTGCGCCTCCTTTCAGCAGGCCGCGATCGACGTGCTCGTGAAAAAGACGCTGCGGGCCGCCGGGATTTGCGGAGCCAATCTGGTCACGATGAGCGGCGGAGTGAGCTGTAATCAGGCATTGCGGACCGCGATGACCGAAGCATGCAACGAGGCGGGATTACGGCTGCTCACCGCCGCGCCGCTGCTTTGCACGGATAACGCCGCCATGATCGGGTTCGCCGCGTCGTTGCGATTTCGCGTCGGTTTGAGCTCGCCGGTGACCCAGGAAATCGACCCGAATCTGGCGTTAGTTTGA
- a CDS encoding S41 family peptidase: MKRRLLLSTFACLLVFNLLLGVRFYNAYAAGGDDDSGYAQISVFAKAVQLLRQDYVDGGKTSYHDLIYAAMKGMLASLDPHSQFMDPNDFKDMQDDTRSRFNGLGIEVAVKGGLLTVITPMEDTPAAKAGILSGDQILRINGNSTEKMDLQDAVNFLRGTSGQKVTLTILRPSTKEIKDFALERTEIKVQSVKGTKLLDAELSGPFKIGYVRLIQFNEPTAEELAKALDGLQKQGMQALVLDLRNNPGGLLNVAVDVCAQFLPPGTKVVSTQGRVASQQHDYSTASGTKERPHFPLAVLVNEGSASGSEIVAGALKDLKRAVLVGETTFGKGSVQNVVQLPDGSALRFTTAKYYTPSKQVIHGNGVVPNIRVPMTAEQERALFALRSADNVKPEEEKTAIKTKDPQLLRAIDALKGVMVYAQETAPKLDPVKK; encoded by the coding sequence ATGAAGCGCCGCCTCCTGCTCAGCACCTTCGCCTGCCTTCTCGTGTTCAACCTTCTCCTCGGAGTCCGGTTCTATAACGCCTACGCGGCTGGCGGCGATGACGACAGCGGTTATGCCCAGATTTCGGTCTTCGCCAAGGCGGTCCAGCTACTCCGGCAGGATTACGTGGACGGCGGGAAGACCAGTTACCACGACCTGATTTACGCCGCGATGAAGGGCATGCTCGCGTCGCTCGACCCGCATAGCCAGTTCATGGACCCGAACGACTTCAAGGACATGCAGGACGATACCCGGAGCCGCTTCAACGGCCTCGGCATCGAGGTCGCGGTGAAAGGCGGGCTCCTGACCGTGATCACGCCGATGGAGGACACTCCGGCCGCCAAGGCGGGGATTCTCTCGGGCGACCAGATCCTCCGGATCAATGGCAACTCGACCGAAAAAATGGATTTGCAGGACGCAGTCAATTTCCTCCGGGGAACTTCCGGCCAAAAAGTGACGCTGACGATTTTGCGGCCCTCGACGAAAGAGATCAAAGATTTCGCGCTCGAGCGGACCGAGATAAAGGTTCAAAGCGTTAAGGGAACGAAACTGCTCGACGCGGAGCTGAGCGGTCCGTTCAAGATCGGTTACGTCCGGCTGATTCAATTCAATGAACCAACCGCGGAAGAGCTGGCGAAAGCGCTCGATGGACTGCAAAAACAGGGGATGCAGGCGCTGGTGCTCGACCTGCGGAACAACCCGGGCGGCCTCCTGAATGTGGCGGTGGATGTCTGCGCGCAGTTCCTGCCGCCGGGGACGAAGGTTGTTTCGACCCAGGGCCGGGTCGCCTCGCAGCAACATGATTATTCGACCGCGAGCGGCACGAAAGAACGCCCGCATTTTCCCCTGGCGGTGCTGGTCAACGAAGGGAGCGCGAGCGGTTCGGAAATCGTGGCCGGGGCATTAAAGGATTTGAAGCGGGCTGTTTTAGTCGGCGAGACGACTTTCGGGAAAGGTTCGGTGCAGAATGTGGTCCAGCTGCCGGACGGCTCGGCACTGCGTTTTACGACGGCAAAGTACTACACGCCGAGCAAACAGGTCATTCACGGAAACGGCGTTGTCCCGAATATCCGGGTGCCGATGACCGCGGAGCAGGAACGCGCGCTCTTCGCATTGCGGAGTGCCGACAATGTTAAGCCCGAGGAAGAGAAAACCGCGATCAAGACGAAAGATCCGCAATTGCTGCGCGCGATCGACGCCCTGAAAGGGGTGATGGTTTATGCGCAGGAAACCGCGCCGAAGCTCGATCCGGTGAAGAAGTGA